From Rhinolophus sinicus isolate RSC01 linkage group LG15, ASM3656204v1, whole genome shotgun sequence, the proteins below share one genomic window:
- the FZD2 gene encoding frizzled-2, with amino-acid sequence MRPRSALPRLLLPLLLLLPAAGPAQFHGEKGISIPDHGFCQPISIPLCTDIAYNQTIMPNLLGHTNQEDAGLEVHQFYPLVKVQCSPELRFFLCSMYAPVCTVLEQAIPPCRSICERARQGCEALMNKFGFQWPERLRCEHFPRHGAEQICVGQNHSEDGSPALLTTAPPPGLQPGAGGTPGGPGGGGSPPRYATLEHPFHCPRVLKVPSYLSYKFLGERDCAAPCEPARPDGSMFFSQEETRFARLWILTWSVLCCASTFFTVTTYLVDMQRFRYPERPIIFLSGCYTMVSVAYIAGFVLQERVVCNERFSEDGYRTVVQGTKKEGCTILFMMLYFFSMASSIWWVILSLTWFLAAGMKWGHEAIEANSQYFHLAAWAVPAVKTITILAMGQIDGDLLSGVCFVGLNSLDPLRGFVLAPLFVYLFIGTSFLLAGFVSLFRIRTIMKHDGTKTEKLERLMVRIGVFSVLYTVPATIVIACYFYEQAFREHWERSWVSQHCKSLAIPCPAHYTPRMSPDFTVYMIKYLMTLIVGITSGFWIWSGKTLHSWRKFYTRLTNSRHGETTV; translated from the coding sequence ATGCGGCCCCGCAGCGCCCTGCCCCgcctgctgctgccgctgctgctgctactgcccGCCGCGGGGCCGGCCCAGTTCCACGGGGAGAAGGGCATCTCCATCCCGGACCACGGCTTCTGCCAACCCATCTCCATCCCGCTGTGCACGGACATCGCCTACAACCAGACCATCATGCCCAACCTTCTGGGCCATACGAACCAGGAGGACGCGGGCCTGGAGGTGCACCAGTTCTACCCGTTGGTGAAGGTGCAGTGCTCGCCCGAACTGCGCTTCTTCCTGTGCTCCATGTACGCACCGGTGTGCACCGTGTTGGAGCAGGCCATCCCGCCGTGCCGCTCTATCTGCGAGCGCGCGCGCCAGGGCTGCGAGGCACTCATGAACAAGTTCGGTTTCCAGTGGCCCGAGCGCCTGCGCTGCGAGCACTTCCCGCGCCACGGTGCGGAGCAGATCTGCGTGGGCCAGAACCACTCGGAGGACGGCTCGCCAGCACTGCTCACCACCGCACCACCGCCCGGCTTGCAGCCGGGTGCTGGGGGCACCCCGGGCGGCCCGGGCGGCGGCGGCTCGCCCCCGCGTTACGCCACGCTGGAGCACCCGTTCCACTGCCCGCGCGTCCTCAAGGTGCCGTCCTATCTCAGCTACAAGTTCCTGGGCGAGCGCGATTGCGCGGCGCCCTGCGAGCCCGCGCGGCCGGATGGCTCTATGTTCTTCTCGCAAGAGGAGACGCGCTTCGCGCGCCTCTGGATTCTCACCTGGTCAGTGCTGTGCTGCGCCTCCACCTTCTTCACCGTCACCACGTACCTGGTGGACATGCAGCGCTTCCGCTACCCCGAGCGGCCCATCATTTTTCTGTCTGGCTGCTACACTATGGTGTCCGTGGCCTACATCGCGGGCTTCGTTCTCCAAGAGCGCGTGGTGTGCAACGAGCGCTTCTCCGAGGACGGCTACCGCACGGTGGTACAGGGCACCAAGAAGGAGGGCTGCACCATCCTCTTCATGATGCTCTACTTCTTCAGCATGGCCAGTTCCATCTGGTGGGTCATCCTGTCGCTCACCTGGTTCCTGGCAGCGGGCATGAAGTGGGGTCACGAGGCCATCGAGGCCAACTCGCAGTACTTTCATCTGGCCGCGTGGGCCGTGCCGGCGGTCAAAACGATCACTATCCTGGCCATGGGCCAGATTGACGGCGACCTGCTGAGTGGCGTGTGCTTCGTGGGCCTCAACAGCCTGGACCCGCTGCGGGGCTTCGTGCTGGCGCCTCTCTTCGTGTATCTGTTCATAGGCACGTCCTTCCTCCTAGCCGGTTTCGTGTCACTCTTCCGCATCCGTACCATCATGAAGCACGACGGCACCAAGACCGAGAAGCTGGAGCGGCTTATGGTGCGCATCGGCGTCTTCTCGGTGCTCTACACGGTGCCCGCCACCATCGTCATCGCCTGCTACTTCTACGAGCAGGCCTTCCGCGAGCACTGGGAGCGCTCGTGGGTGAGCCAGCATTGCAAGAGCCTGGCCATCCCGTGCCCGGCGCACTACACGCCGCGCATGTCGCCCGACTTCACCGTCTATATGATCAAATACCTCATGACGCTCATCGTGGGCATCACGTCGGGCTTCTGGATCTGGTCTGGCAAGACGCTGCACTCGTGGAGGAAGTTCTACACGCGTCTCACCAACAGCCGGCACGGCGAGACCACAGTGTGA